In Gemmatimonadota bacterium, the genomic window CGGTTTATTCAAAGGGCAGAATCTGGCGGAAGGCGAAGCCGCGCGTGTAATTCGCAATCTCTACAAAAGCGGTCTGTTTTCCGACATCAAAATTTCTATAGATCGAGTGCCAGGCGGTGTAGCCGTTATTATTGATTTGAAAGCCGTACCGCGTTTGGGAGAGGTGGTTTTTAAGGGCAATCGCGCAATAAAGGATAAGACACTAAAACGCGAATTGGAATTGACTAAAGGCCAGTTGATACAGTCGCGAGAAAAAAAGAGAGCGGTCAATAAACTGGTCGCGCTCTATCGGGAAAAAGGCTATTTGCTCGCCTCAGTGGATGTACAAGAAGAGGCGGTTGATGAAGATGGCCGATTGCCACTGACCTTTGAAATTCACGAAGGCGAAAAAGTCAATTTGAAAAAAATCCGTTTTCACGGCAACACGGCACTGACCGGAAAACAACTGCGCAAGCAGATGAAAGAAACCAAACAAGACGGCTGGTGGTTTGGAGGAGGCAAATACAGCGAGGAAACCTATCCCGACGATAGAGAACTGGTTTTGGCCTTTTACCGGCAAAACGGATATCGGGAAGCGGCAATAGTATCCGATAGTTTGTCCTATGGCCCTGTGAAAAAAAATATGTATCTCGATATCACCATCGAAGAAGGGCCACTTTATCGCTTTGGTGCAGTGAGTTGGTCGGGCAATGAAAAAATCACAGATGCGGGTTTTTCTTACTTTATTGTGGTCGATTCAAGTGCGGTTTACAACGAGGAGCGCGTCTTAAAATCGCGAGAGCAGTTGCAAAATGCCTATATGGACATCGGGCATATAGGCGCGCAGATTTTCCCGCAACAAAAACCCATTGAAGGTCACGTCGTCAATGTGCATTTTGACGTGGTCGAAAAAGATCCGTGGACAATTCGCAAAATTTTGATTACGGGCAATACCAAAACCAAAGATCGCGTGATTCGACGCGAGTTGCGCGTGCGCCCGGGCGATACGTTTAGCCGCGCGCTTTTGGAGCGCAGCGTGCGCGAAGTCATGCAACTCAACTTTTTTACCAATGTTTTGCCAGAGCCTATCGCCGTAGAAGAAACATCAGAGATCGACCTCGAGTTCACCATAGAAGAAAAGTCAACGGGCACGGCGTCTATCGGGGCCGGATATAGCGAACGCGACAAGCTGATTGGCACCATTGGATTGCAAATTCCCAATTTTAGAGGCAATGGACAACAACTCGATTTCCAGTGGGAGTTTGGATCGCGCCGCGAAACCTTTAGCATAGGGTTTACCGAACCGTGGTTCCGAAATACCCCCACGAGTATATCTGCGTCGCTATTCCGAAGCACCATACGACTGTCAACTTATGGTGTGGCTGACTTTGATCAGCGCACAGAAGGCGGTGCATTTCGCCTCGGACGCAGGCTGCGCTGGCCCGATTACTCGCGCATTTCCGGAGGATATCGCCTCGAGAAGGTTGCTTTTATCAATTTTTCCGACAGCACAGATGTAAGCAATCCCTTTTACCAAGACAATATAACCAGCAGCATCAGTGCAAACTTGACCCGCGACAGCCGCGATTTGCCGATCTTTCCCACATCGGGCAGCGTGATCTCTTATGCGCCAGCACTCGCCGGTGGATTTTTGGGCGGTAATAGAGATTTTCACAAGCACGATATTGTCACTAGTTTTTACTTTCCCATATTCTGGCGGTTGGCCTTAAATGTGCGGTCGCAATTGGGCTTTGTCGCCAGTTATGGCACCGAACGCGTCCCGTACCAGGAATTGTATCTGCCGGGCGGCGTTGATATTTTTGAAGGCACCATGTTGCGCGGTTATCCCGACCGCTCAATCGGTCCTCGTAATATTGGGGGAGAGCCGATTGGGGGTGTCGCGCAGTTGTTGTTTAACGCAGAGATCAGCATTCCCATTGTGCCCAATCAATTTTATGGTCTCATTTTTGCCGATGCAGGCAACGCCTGGGAAAATCTGGATCGGATCAGCCTGACGGATATGCGTCGGTCGGCTGGTTTTGGCATTCGGATTGTAGCACCTGTGGTGGGTATTATGGGATTTGATTTTGCATGGGGATTTGACCGTCGGCGTGTCGATGGTCAGTCCGTACAGATGATGACGCATTTCCAATTCGGCCCGCAATTTTATTAGCGGTCAGACTCCTCCTGTACCCATGGATGGCGAGGGAGGGCCAAAAGCACTATTCACGGAGGGAATTTTTGATGACACGCTGTCGCCTACTTTATGTCGCGCTATCTCTGGCACTAACTGGAATAGCCAGTACTGCCGGCGCGGAGCTAAAGCTGGGGTATATTGATTCGCAGAAAATTTTGGATCAATACAAGCCCTATCAAGATGCTCTAAGGGAATTTAACCGTTACGAAGAAGAACTCCAGCGCGAGATCAGCACCATGCAAAACGATCTGGCCAAAATGCAGGATACCTATGAACGCCAATCTCTGCTTTTGAGTGACAAACGCAAACAAGAAGAGCAGCAGGCCATTTTGAAAAAACAGCAGGAACTACAGCGGTTTGTGCAAGACGCTACCTCTCCGCAAGGCCGTCTCGCGCGCAAAACCGCGGAATTATCCGAACCCATTATTCAAACGGTGAATGCAGTTATTAAACAAGTGGCAGAAGACGAAGATTTTGATTTTGTGCTCAATTCGACTGCACTGGCCTATGCGAAAGAGGCACACGATTTGACCGACAAGGTCCTCGAAGCACTGGCCAAAGATCTCGAGGCCAGGGCAAAAACCGAGGGACCATAGTAGATCATCTATATACGTTATTTTTTCTTGAAAGTCTCTGATTTACCCCGCGGGGTGATCGGAGACTTTTTAATGTGAACATTGGAGGATGTCGTGACTCTGGACATTAGAGATATTGAAAAAATTCTTCCGCATCGTTATCCTTTTCTCCTAATAGATCGCGTAACCGAGTTGGTCCCCGGCGAGCGGCTGGTCGCGTACAAAAATGTGTCGGCTAATGAGCCGTTTTTCCAGGGGCATTTTCCCGGCAACCCAGTGATGCCGGGCGTGCTCATTATCGAAGCACTGGCTCAGGCCGCTGCAATATTGATGAGTGATGGACAGGAGAGCGATTTGATCCCATTGTTTATGGGCATTGACAAGGCGCGTTTCCGAAGGCAAGTTGTGCCCGGAGATCAACTCCAGCTAAAAGTCGAAGTAGGACAAAAACGCCGCAATGTGTGCAAAGGAATTGGCGAAGCCTCAGTGGATAGCGAAATCGCCGCACAGGCCGAATTGATGGCGATGTTTGCAAAACGCGAGGATCTGTAGCACGAACGCGCATTGGCTTAATAATAAAACAAAAAACTCGGCGTCACATTAAAGGCCGAGTTTTTTGTTTTACCGCACACCTCTCATTTTTTTCTTTCCAAAACTTCCCATTCCTCAAATAAGCGCTCCATTTCCTTTTGGATCTCTTCCTTTTCTCGCGCCAGTTCCTTCAGACGATGCCAGTCGGTGGCGAGGTCTTCCCGCGCCATTTCTGCAGCTATCTGATCGGTCTGGTCCTCGAGTATTGCAATCGCTTCTTCGATTTCCGCTAAGCGGCGTTCCCGTCTTTGCTGCTGCCGCATTGCGCGCTTGCGATTTTCATAGTCGGTTTGCGTTTTGGACGCAGTCTGTACGGTCGGTATTTCTACACCCTGCATCTGGCGCTGATAAGCATCGTAATTGCCATCTACCAGTTGCCACTTTCCTTCGCCAAGCACAATCAGGCGATTGACCAGACGGTTGAGAAAATACCTGTCGTGTGAAACCGCGATCACCGTTCCTGAAAAAGCATCAAGCGCGTTTTCGAGCACATGGCAGGAGGCCATATCCAGATGGTTGGTGGGTTCGTCGAGCACCAGCAGATTGAGGGGTGCGCGCATGAGCTTGGCCAGGGCAACGCGACTTTGTTCTCCCCCACTGAGCGAACCCGTCTCGCGCTCCACATCGTCTCCCGAAAAGAGAAACGCACCCAGAAAATTTCTAATCTCAACTTCTGGAACATTGGGCGTCAGTGACCATATCTCTTCGAGAACGCTCAAATTGGGATTCAGGTCCTGACGGGTTTGCGCGTAATATCCAATCTCGAGGCCTTTGCCCGGAATAACGCGCCCCGCGTCCGGTGCGAGTTGTTCCATAAAAATTTTCAAAAGTACGGATTTGCCCGAACCATTGGGACCTATAATGCCAAGACGCTCGCCCCGCCACAACGTGAGATTGAGATCGAAAAATAGAGGGCAGTTAGGATATCCTTTGGTGAGATTCTCAACCTGTAAGACGCGATCTCCCCCCCGTGTGGTGGTGTTAAATCTGAGCACAATATCGCGTTGTTCCACAACGCGTTCTACGCGGTCGAGTTTTTCGAGTGCTCGGCGTCGGCTCTGTGCCTGTTTGGTCTTTTGTCCGGCGATATTTCGGCGGATATACTCTTCGGTTCGCTCGATATGCGCTCGCTGCGCTCGATAGGCTTTTTGCTGCTGCGCCCGGCGTTGTTCTTTTTCCTCAATATAGAAGGAATAGGTTCCCGAATACTGTTCGACCACACCGCGTTCCAGATCTACAATTTTGGTCACAGTGCGCTCGAGAAAAGTTCTGTCGTGAGAAATTATGACAAAAGCTTTGGCATAATCCGAAAGAAAGTACTCGAGCCATTCTATAGCTTGTAGGTCGAGGTGGTTAGTGGGTTCGTCCAGAAGCAACAGATCGGGTTCTCTTGCGAGCAATTGAGCAAAGGCCAGGCGATTTTTCTGCCCGCCACTGAGCACTCGCGTTGGCAATTTCAGGTCGATTTCGCAAAAACCAAGACCAAATAGAATGGCTTTGGCACTGGCTTCTGTCGCATACCCTCCCATGTGCTCATACTGGTCGCGGAGATGCCCATAATCATTGAGCACAGCATCGGAATTTTCACCTTTAGCCATAATTTTTTCCAGGTCATGGAGGCGATGTTGCAGAGCCAGAATATCGGCAAAAGCATCGAGTGCCGCATCCATAACTGTGCATTCTGGGGCAAATGTGGTTTCCTGTGTCAGAAATCCAATATTGAGACCGCGCTGTCTGTGAATTTGCCCGCGGTCGGGCAGGCTTTCTTCGGTTATGAGCCGAAGCAACGTGGTCTTACCGCACCCATTGGGCCCGACAAGCCCGATGCGGTCCCCTGGATCAATTTGCCAATGAATACCAGTGAGCACATCGTGCGCGCCGAAGGATTTCCAGATATCTTCGAGTTGAATAATCACCTTTTATCGCCCCTCGCGCTATTGAGCACCTGACGCAGATCTTCCGCAGATTGCCGAGCGGCGTCTGCAAAATCGATACCACTGGAAGCGTAGAGGATGCTGCGCGACGAATTGACGAGAATACCGCTGCCTTTTCTGTTCAGACCATTTTGGACAATTGCATTAGCCTGACCGCCTTGCGTCCCGACACCGGGCAAAAGGATGGGGAGGTCAGTGGCAATCGCGCGAATGGTTTTTAAGTCGTTGGGATGTGTTGCACCCACAACGAGACCACAGGGTCCTATTTCCGACCATTTCACAGCTTGTTGTGCGAGCACCTCATACAGCACGCCCTGGTCTGTGTTGAGGCGCAAAATATCAGCCGACCCGGGATTGGATGTGAGGCACAAAAGAAAAGCACAGCCGTTTTGATAAGCCAAAAAGGGGGCAATAGCATCTGTTCCCATCAGAGGGTTGACAGTCACGGCATCAACGCCGAGTTGGCAATATGCCATGTATGCATAGTGTTCTGCTGTATTGCCAATGTCGCCAGCTTTGAAATCGAGTATAATTGGCATGTCGTTGGGAACGGCCTGGATCACGCCTTGAAGAGCCTCCCAGCCCGCTATGCCCTGAGCGCCAAAAAATGCAAAATTGGGTTTATAGGCGCATGCAATATCCCGTGTGGCGGCTATAATTTCTTTTAGAAAAACGAGGGTGGGATTGGATTTCCCTTTGAGATGTTCGGGCAGCTTTGCCGAATCGGGATCGAGCCCCACACATACAAAACTGTTATTGCATTGTACCGTATCGCTGTATTTTTCTGAAAAGGACATTCAATCTCTCCATTAAGCAAATGGCGGACCCCTTGTGGGAATCCGCCGTTACTGAATAACACCACTTCAGCACATGCTTTGGAACAAGCGGGCCTGTAAGCCGAGTTCTGTCGTCTGGTCTCCCAAACGGATGGTCATTTATCTGGGACGCCAGTTACCCGACGCCTCTTGCAGCCTACCCGAGCATAATAGCGAGACGGGCCATCTCTCTGCTCCTATTCGGCCTTGCTCCAAATGGGGTTTACCGTGCCGCGCTCGTCGCCGAGCCGCGCGGTGGGCTCTTACCCCACCGTTTCACCCTTGCCCGTAGCGCAAAAAATCGCGCCCGCTGGCGGTCTGTTCTCTGTGGCACTTTCCATCGGGTCGCCCCGCCTGGGTGTTACCCAGCATTTTGCCCTGTGGAGCTCGGACTTTCCTCATCCCAAAAGGGACGCGACCATCCGGCCCGCTTGTAAAGCGAATCAGCGAATCAGCGAATCGAAGCTCGTAGTGATTTGGGGTGGTTGGGTGGGATTCGTCTATTCGTCTATTCGCGCTTTTTTTATTTTTTCCGCAATGCCCTGATTTGCCAATCGGTCGGCTTCTTTATTTTGCTCTCGGCGCACATGTTTGATCTGAAAACCGTCAAAAATTCTACTCTGCGTTTGGGCAGTTTGATAAAGCGGCAAAAGTCCCCCGCTTTTGACTTTGTACGTCCCATTCATCTGGCGAACAACGAGTTCGCTGTCGGAAAATATTATCACCTGATTGGCTTTGAACTCTGCGGCTATTTCGAGCCCCTTGATCAGTGCGCGATACTCTGCGACATTATTGGTTGCACAGCCAATATATTCACAGTGTTCCGCGATACAATCTCCATCTGCTTCAATGCGAATGCCAATGCCAGCAGGTCCGGGATTGCCCCTGGATGCCCCGTCGATAAATAGGGTCAATTCGGTCAAACTTCAGCCTCTTCATCACTCCATACCAGAAGGCGACCACAGTTTTCGCAGCGCATAATGCTATCGGCACGCCTGACTTCCACCAGACGTTGAGGGGATAATTGGCGATAACAGCCACCACAGGCCCCTTTGCGAACGGGTACAATGGCAACACCTCCTCTGACAACTCTGCGGATGCGATTGTACATGCTTAAAGGACTGCGTTCCACACCGGGTTCAATGGCCGAT contains:
- a CDS encoding ABC-F family ATP-binding cassette domain-containing protein, which codes for MIIQLEDIWKSFGAHDVLTGIHWQIDPGDRIGLVGPNGCGKTTLLRLITEESLPDRGQIHRQRGLNIGFLTQETTFAPECTVMDAALDAFADILALQHRLHDLEKIMAKGENSDAVLNDYGHLRDQYEHMGGYATEASAKAILFGLGFCEIDLKLPTRVLSGGQKNRLAFAQLLAREPDLLLLDEPTNHLDLQAIEWLEYFLSDYAKAFVIISHDRTFLERTVTKIVDLERGVVEQYSGTYSFYIEEKEQRRAQQQKAYRAQRAHIERTEEYIRRNIAGQKTKQAQSRRRALEKLDRVERVVEQRDIVLRFNTTTRGGDRVLQVENLTKGYPNCPLFFDLNLTLWRGERLGIIGPNGSGKSVLLKIFMEQLAPDAGRVIPGKGLEIGYYAQTRQDLNPNLSVLEEIWSLTPNVPEVEIRNFLGAFLFSGDDVERETGSLSGGEQSRVALAKLMRAPLNLLVLDEPTNHLDMASCHVLENALDAFSGTVIAVSHDRYFLNRLVNRLIVLGEGKWQLVDGNYDAYQRQMQGVEIPTVQTASKTQTDYENRKRAMRQQQRRERRLAEIEEAIAILEDQTDQIAAEMAREDLATDWHRLKELAREKEEIQKEMERLFEEWEVLERKK
- a CDS encoding ribonuclease HI family protein, which translates into the protein MTELTLFIDGASRGNPGPAGIGIRIEADGDCIAEHCEYIGCATNNVAEYRALIKGLEIAAEFKANQVIIFSDSELVVRQMNGTYKVKSGGLLPLYQTAQTQSRIFDGFQIKHVRREQNKEADRLANQGIAEKIKKARIDE
- the bamA gene encoding outer membrane protein assembly factor BamA, with translation GLFKGQNLAEGEAARVIRNLYKSGLFSDIKISIDRVPGGVAVIIDLKAVPRLGEVVFKGNRAIKDKTLKRELELTKGQLIQSREKKRAVNKLVALYREKGYLLASVDVQEEAVDEDGRLPLTFEIHEGEKVNLKKIRFHGNTALTGKQLRKQMKETKQDGWWFGGGKYSEETYPDDRELVLAFYRQNGYREAAIVSDSLSYGPVKKNMYLDITIEEGPLYRFGAVSWSGNEKITDAGFSYFIVVDSSAVYNEERVLKSREQLQNAYMDIGHIGAQIFPQQKPIEGHVVNVHFDVVEKDPWTIRKILITGNTKTKDRVIRRELRVRPGDTFSRALLERSVREVMQLNFFTNVLPEPIAVEETSEIDLEFTIEEKSTGTASIGAGYSERDKLIGTIGLQIPNFRGNGQQLDFQWEFGSRRETFSIGFTEPWFRNTPTSISASLFRSTIRLSTYGVADFDQRTEGGAFRLGRRLRWPDYSRISGGYRLEKVAFINFSDSTDVSNPFYQDNITSSISANLTRDSRDLPIFPTSGSVISYAPALAGGFLGGNRDFHKHDIVTSFYFPIFWRLALNVRSQLGFVASYGTERVPYQELYLPGGVDIFEGTMLRGYPDRSIGPRNIGGEPIGGVAQLLFNAEISIPIVPNQFYGLIFADAGNAWENLDRISLTDMRRSAGFGIRIVAPVVGIMGFDFAWGFDRRRVDGQSVQMMTHFQFGPQFY
- the fabZ gene encoding 3-hydroxyacyl-ACP dehydratase FabZ, translating into MTLDIRDIEKILPHRYPFLLIDRVTELVPGERLVAYKNVSANEPFFQGHFPGNPVMPGVLIIEALAQAAAILMSDGQESDLIPLFMGIDKARFRRQVVPGDQLQLKVEVGQKRRNVCKGIGEASVDSEIAAQAELMAMFAKREDL
- the pyrF gene encoding orotidine-5'-phosphate decarboxylase; translated protein: MSFSEKYSDTVQCNNSFVCVGLDPDSAKLPEHLKGKSNPTLVFLKEIIAATRDIACAYKPNFAFFGAQGIAGWEALQGVIQAVPNDMPIILDFKAGDIGNTAEHYAYMAYCQLGVDAVTVNPLMGTDAIAPFLAYQNGCAFLLCLTSNPGSADILRLNTDQGVLYEVLAQQAVKWSEIGPCGLVVGATHPNDLKTIRAIATDLPILLPGVGTQGGQANAIVQNGLNRKGSGILVNSSRSILYASSGIDFADAARQSAEDLRQVLNSARGDKR
- a CDS encoding OmpH family outer membrane protein; this encodes MAREGQKHYSRREFLMTRCRLLYVALSLALTGIASTAGAELKLGYIDSQKILDQYKPYQDALREFNRYEEELQREISTMQNDLAKMQDTYERQSLLLSDKRKQEEQQAILKKQQELQRFVQDATSPQGRLARKTAELSEPIIQTVNAVIKQVAEDEDFDFVLNSTALAYAKEAHDLTDKVLEALAKDLEARAKTEGP